Proteins from a genomic interval of bacterium:
- a CDS encoding zinc ribbon domain-containing protein, with protein MPIYEFYCADCNALFNFFSARIDTEKRPNCPRCGRLRLERRPASFATLRHGSSEDSDEPLDRLDDSALENAMESMAAELETLGDSEDPKQFARVLRRMGQSTGLEMGPKMEELLGRLESGADLDDLEAEMDSLDTESGEGSEFDDFFRLKKRIAMLRERRPRVDTELYFL; from the coding sequence GTGCCGATCTACGAGTTCTACTGCGCCGACTGCAACGCCCTCTTCAACTTCTTCTCCGCGCGCATCGACACCGAGAAGAGGCCCAACTGTCCGCGATGCGGACGGCTACGCCTCGAGCGCCGGCCGGCGAGCTTCGCCACCCTCAGGCACGGCTCGAGCGAGGACAGCGACGAACCGCTCGACCGGCTCGACGACAGCGCGCTCGAGAACGCCATGGAGAGCATGGCGGCAGAGCTCGAAACCCTGGGAGACAGCGAGGACCCGAAGCAGTTCGCCAGGGTCTTGCGCCGGATGGGGCAATCTACTGGACTCGAGATGGGCCCCAAGATGGAAGAGCTTCTCGGACGGCTGGAGTCGGGCGCCGATCTCGACGACCTGGAAGCCGAGATGGACTCGCTCGATACCGAATCCGGCGAGGGATCGGAGTTCGACGATTTCTTCCGGCTGAAGAAGAGAATCGCGATGCTCCG
- the murJ gene encoding murein biosynthesis integral membrane protein MurJ: MTAGKDQNRSGLGGAARVGAGILSSRLFGLVREATVAFFFGVGSHADVLRSAFRAPNLIQNLLGEQTLSAAFIPIYSRFLGQGRRADAGRFAGAVFGLLLAVACAVALAGVLLARPLVAALTPGYLGDAARVAAGEMIINRFELAVIGVRILFPMTAFLALSAWSLGVLNSHRKFFLPYFAPVLWNAAVIGALLFAGWSLVGSGSGLPTGEPAVIVQNRVLLAAFWGGLVGGALQFLVQLPAALRLLTGFRLSLSRSVEGVREALNNIVPVLAARGAAQLSSYVDVFLASWLVQGAISGLGNAQVLYLLPISLFALSIAAAELPELSRGSAGRTRAAEKRTLSAIRRISFFVVPTQLGYCAFGFLIVAGLYRRGEFQVADNWLVYFILGAYALGLLATAWSRMLTNVYYAAGDTRTPARIAVARIAVSLALGVVLMLWLDDFAVDSVIADAGSKGGLLKLGAVGLALGSAVAAWLEWGWLRARMRDLGMAMGWPLSFVAATYGRAAAALAVGTTLWYFCQEWSPLPAAIVVISGYALSYLGLSRLQAVPEVQDVMQLFGRRRNSGDD; encoded by the coding sequence GTGACCGCGGGCAAGGATCAGAATCGGAGCGGACTGGGTGGTGCAGCCCGGGTCGGGGCCGGAATCCTGAGCAGCCGGCTATTCGGCCTCGTGCGCGAAGCGACGGTGGCATTCTTCTTCGGTGTGGGGTCCCACGCAGACGTTCTGAGGAGCGCGTTCCGTGCTCCCAATCTGATCCAGAACCTGCTTGGCGAGCAGACTCTGTCGGCAGCCTTCATCCCCATCTACTCGCGCTTTCTGGGCCAGGGGCGCAGAGCCGATGCCGGGAGGTTCGCGGGCGCGGTCTTCGGCCTGCTGCTCGCCGTCGCCTGCGCCGTGGCCCTTGCCGGAGTCCTTCTGGCACGGCCGTTGGTCGCGGCGCTGACGCCCGGCTACTTGGGGGACGCCGCGCGTGTGGCGGCCGGCGAGATGATCATCAACCGCTTCGAGCTCGCCGTGATCGGCGTCCGGATTCTCTTCCCGATGACCGCTTTCCTGGCGCTTTCGGCTTGGAGCCTGGGCGTGCTCAACAGCCACCGCAAGTTCTTCCTGCCTTACTTCGCGCCGGTGCTGTGGAACGCGGCGGTGATCGGGGCTCTCCTCTTCGCCGGGTGGAGCCTTGTGGGTTCGGGCTCGGGGCTGCCCACTGGCGAGCCGGCGGTGATCGTGCAGAATCGCGTGCTGTTGGCCGCCTTCTGGGGAGGGCTCGTGGGCGGCGCGCTCCAGTTCCTGGTGCAGCTGCCGGCTGCGCTGCGCCTGCTCACGGGATTCAGACTCTCGCTGTCACGGTCTGTCGAAGGCGTGAGAGAGGCGCTGAACAACATCGTGCCGGTGCTCGCCGCGCGCGGCGCGGCTCAGCTGTCGAGCTACGTCGATGTGTTCCTGGCGTCCTGGCTGGTCCAAGGGGCGATCAGCGGCCTGGGAAACGCCCAGGTTCTCTATCTGCTGCCAATTTCCCTGTTCGCCTTGTCGATCGCCGCGGCCGAATTGCCCGAGCTGTCTCGCGGGTCAGCGGGCAGGACGAGAGCGGCCGAGAAGCGGACACTCTCGGCGATTCGGCGCATATCGTTCTTCGTCGTGCCCACTCAGCTGGGGTACTGCGCCTTTGGCTTCCTGATCGTGGCCGGCCTCTATCGGCGAGGCGAGTTCCAGGTCGCCGATAACTGGCTGGTCTACTTCATCCTCGGCGCCTACGCTCTGGGTCTGCTGGCCACGGCCTGGTCGCGCATGCTGACCAATGTCTATTACGCCGCCGGCGACACGAGGACGCCGGCAAGGATCGCGGTGGCGCGCATCGCCGTATCGTTGGCGCTTGGCGTGGTGTTGATGCTCTGGTTGGACGACTTCGCCGTCGATTCGGTGATCGCGGATGCCGGGAGCAAGGGAGGGCTGCTCAAGTTGGGCGCGGTCGGTCTGGCGCTGGGCTCGGCGGTCGCCGCCTGGCTGGAGTGGGGCTGGTTGCGGGCGCGGATGCGGGATCTTGGGATGGCGATGGGCTGGCCCTTGTCCTTCGTTGCGGCGACCTATGGCCGCGCGGCGGCTGCGCTCGCGGTTGGCACTACCTTGTGGTACTTCTGTCAGGAGTGGTCTCCGCTGCCGGCGGCCATCGTGGTGATCTCGGGCTATGCTCTGTCGTATCTTGGGCTCTCCAGGCTTCAGGCAGTTCCGGAAGTTCAAGATGTCATGCAGCTCTTCGGCCGCAGGCGGAACTCAGGAGATGATTAG
- the rpiB gene encoding ribose 5-phosphate isomerase B, with protein MKIALASDHAGFEYKRKLAVLLSERGHEVVDFGTDSEESVDYPRFIMPAAAAVAAGEVERGIVLGGSGNGEAMAANRIKGVRCALVWSEESARLSREHNDANMISIGERLSPWALVEAMVDLWLETPFEGGRHVGRIRMLDA; from the coding sequence ATGAAGATCGCTCTTGCCTCGGACCACGCCGGCTTCGAGTACAAACGAAAGCTCGCGGTTTTGCTCTCGGAGCGCGGCCATGAAGTCGTCGACTTCGGCACCGATTCGGAGGAGTCGGTCGACTATCCGAGATTCATCATGCCGGCCGCCGCGGCGGTGGCTGCCGGCGAGGTCGAGCGTGGCATCGTGTTGGGCGGTTCGGGAAACGGTGAGGCGATGGCGGCCAATCGCATCAAGGGAGTCCGCTGCGCTCTGGTCTGGAGTGAGGAGTCGGCGCGGCTGTCGCGCGAGCACAATGATGCCAACATGATCTCGATTGGTGAACGGCTGTCGCCTTGGGCTCTGGTCGAGGCGATGGTGGACCTTTGGCTCGAAACGCCGTTCGAAGGTGGTCGCCACGTCGGTCGCATTCGGATGCTGGACGCCTGA
- a CDS encoding DUF4126 domain-containing protein encodes MEAVLSVALGLGLAAACGFRVFVPLLVISAAGYSGHLSLSSSFDWIASTPALITLAVATALEIAAYYIPWVDHLLDTVASPAAVVAGVVASASVITGMDPYLKWTMAVIAGGGLAGAVQVVTTGTRGASTLTTAGFGNPIVSTAEAGGSLVLSLLAVIAPLAAVGLVVVFLAFVTSRLAGRRRKPA; translated from the coding sequence ATGGAAGCCGTTCTCAGCGTCGCTCTGGGTCTCGGACTGGCCGCCGCCTGCGGGTTTCGAGTCTTTGTGCCGCTTCTGGTGATCAGCGCGGCAGGCTACTCGGGTCACCTCTCGCTGTCGTCGAGCTTCGATTGGATCGCCTCCACACCGGCGCTGATTACTTTGGCGGTGGCGACGGCCCTCGAGATCGCCGCCTACTACATCCCCTGGGTCGATCATCTGCTCGACACGGTGGCCTCGCCGGCGGCCGTCGTGGCAGGGGTAGTGGCCTCGGCTTCGGTGATCACTGGAATGGATCCGTATCTGAAATGGACGATGGCGGTCATCGCAGGTGGCGGGCTGGCGGGCGCGGTTCAGGTAGTGACCACCGGGACGCGAGGCGCCTCCACACTGACCACGGCCGGTTTTGGCAATCCGATCGTGTCCACCGCTGAGGCCGGCGGCTCACTGGTGCTGTCGCTCCTGGCGGTCATTGCGCCACTCGCGGCCGTCGGTCTGGTGGTTGTCTTTCTGGCCTTCGTCACTTCCCGGCTGGCCGGCCGCCGCCGCAAGCCGGCGTAG
- a CDS encoding hydantoinase/oxoprolinase family protein, with the protein MSPGSAWRIAVDTGGTFTDCLGIDPQGRQHRAKVLSSGALRLVVDEQPSDRTVVVAGEPFVDGFFEGWTLAAGMESLGIVRSRGNRLELAGPAGALTGREVSLQSPEEAAVVAIRWVTGTAPGRRLPPVALRLATTRGTNALLERKGARVALFVTRGFGDLLEIGNQQRVDLFALSIRKPDPLYGSVVEVDERLDPSGQAVSALDEVSLAREARRLSEAGFDSAAIAFLHSFRNPRHEERAARVLAAAGFRQVSTSSSLSRRIKIVPRAQTALVDAYLAQIMRDYLGGVARSLEPSSLHVMTSVGGLVGAAEYRPKDSLLSGPAAGVVGAVAAGRRSGYEQIIAFDMGGTSTDVSRYDGELELRAETAVGQTRLLSASVAVETVAAGGGSICRWRGGGIRVGPESAGAWPGPACYGAGGPLTLTDVNLLLGRLVPSRFPFRVDSAAARKRALEVGAAAGRPASQVTDTPGASQAPPDVDIDTDDFLSGFLAIANERMAGAVRAISVRRGYDPSEYTLVAFGGAGAQHAVAIAELLGIQRVLIPADGALLSAAGLNEARLERWSERQVLEPLTAAAPSLEGLFEAMRTEASAALQAEGVSESALENGPRTVFLRYGGQESTLAVDWQKGLPTEELVAEFERAYVSRYGYLPENRTPEVESLRLAMRSIAESGPSGPPRRRREELPASVAQRFWDGSTWVEAPARARAGLTPGDLVPGPCLIVERHTVTVVEKGWSGSLDPAGGLVLERGG; encoded by the coding sequence ATGAGCCCCGGGTCGGCGTGGCGGATCGCCGTTGACACCGGCGGGACCTTTACGGATTGCCTGGGAATCGATCCCCAGGGCCGTCAGCACCGCGCCAAGGTCTTGTCGTCGGGCGCGTTGCGGCTGGTGGTCGACGAGCAGCCTTCCGATCGCACGGTGGTCGTGGCGGGGGAGCCCTTTGTCGATGGTTTCTTCGAAGGCTGGACGCTGGCGGCGGGTATGGAGTCGCTCGGGATCGTCAGGTCCCGGGGTAATCGACTCGAGCTGGCCGGCCCGGCAGGCGCGCTGACGGGCAGGGAGGTCTCGCTGCAGTCCCCGGAGGAAGCCGCCGTCGTTGCCATTCGGTGGGTTACCGGCACCGCGCCGGGGCGCCGGCTGCCGCCTGTGGCGCTCCGGCTCGCCACGACGCGGGGCACCAACGCCCTGCTCGAGCGCAAAGGAGCGCGGGTCGCTTTGTTCGTGACGCGCGGCTTCGGAGATCTCCTGGAGATCGGCAACCAGCAGAGGGTCGATCTCTTCGCGCTTTCGATTCGCAAACCCGACCCGCTCTATGGCTCGGTGGTGGAGGTGGATGAGCGCCTGGACCCCTCGGGCCAGGCCGTGAGCGCTCTCGATGAGGTGTCCCTGGCGCGGGAGGCGCGACGGCTTTCTGAAGCCGGTTTTGATTCCGCGGCGATCGCGTTCCTGCATTCTTTTCGCAATCCGCGCCACGAGGAGCGCGCGGCTCGCGTCCTCGCCGCGGCCGGCTTTCGGCAGGTGTCCACCTCCTCGAGTCTGAGCCGGCGCATCAAGATCGTGCCCCGGGCGCAAACCGCGCTCGTCGATGCCTATCTTGCCCAGATCATGCGGGATTACCTCGGTGGTGTGGCGCGAAGCCTCGAGCCCAGCAGTTTGCACGTCATGACCAGTGTCGGGGGACTCGTCGGCGCGGCCGAATACCGACCCAAGGACAGCCTGCTTTCGGGGCCGGCTGCCGGAGTCGTCGGCGCCGTCGCGGCCGGACGCCGCTCCGGCTACGAGCAGATCATCGCCTTCGACATGGGTGGAACCTCGACCGACGTCAGTCGCTATGACGGAGAGCTCGAGTTGCGAGCCGAAACCGCGGTGGGGCAGACGCGGTTGCTCTCGGCATCGGTGGCGGTCGAGACCGTCGCGGCCGGGGGAGGCTCGATTTGCCGTTGGCGAGGCGGTGGCATACGAGTCGGTCCCGAGAGCGCCGGCGCCTGGCCGGGACCGGCTTGTTACGGGGCCGGCGGGCCACTGACCTTGACCGACGTCAACCTACTCCTCGGCCGCCTGGTGCCGTCGCGATTCCCGTTTCGGGTTGATTCCGCGGCCGCCAGGAAAAGAGCCCTGGAAGTCGGGGCGGCTGCCGGACGCCCCGCCTCCCAGGTCACCGACACCCCGGGCGCGAGCCAGGCTCCTCCCGATGTCGATATAGATACAGACGACTTCCTTAGCGGTTTTCTGGCGATAGCCAACGAGCGAATGGCCGGAGCGGTTCGTGCCATTTCGGTGCGGCGCGGCTACGATCCCTCCGAATACACCCTGGTCGCGTTCGGAGGCGCCGGCGCCCAGCACGCGGTGGCGATCGCCGAGCTACTCGGAATCCAGCGGGTGCTGATTCCCGCCGACGGTGCCCTGCTCTCGGCGGCGGGTCTGAACGAGGCGCGGCTCGAGCGCTGGTCCGAACGGCAGGTGCTGGAGCCGCTGACGGCGGCTGCACCGAGCTTGGAGGGTCTCTTCGAGGCGATGCGTACCGAAGCGAGCGCCGCTCTTCAGGCCGAAGGAGTCAGCGAGAGCGCGCTCGAGAATGGTCCGCGTACGGTCTTTCTGCGCTACGGCGGTCAGGAGTCGACGCTTGCCGTCGACTGGCAAAAGGGCTTGCCCACCGAGGAGCTCGTAGCCGAGTTCGAACGCGCCTACGTCTCCCGATACGGCTACCTACCGGAGAATCGAACCCCCGAAGTCGAGAGCCTGCGACTCGCCATGCGATCGATTGCGGAAAGCGGCCCGTCTGGGCCGCCTCGCCGGCGGCGCGAGGAGCTCCCTGCCAGTGTGGCCCAGCGATTCTGGGATGGCTCGACCTGGGTGGAAGCGCCGGCGCGCGCGCGAGCGGGTCTCACTCCCGGGGACCTGGTCCCCGGACCCTGCCTGATCGTGGAGCGTCATACCGTGACGG